In Excalfactoria chinensis isolate bCotChi1 chromosome 5, bCotChi1.hap2, whole genome shotgun sequence, a single genomic region encodes these proteins:
- the DKK3 gene encoding dickkopf-related protein 3 isoform X1 produces MRLGAGAGLRRRWLLLLLAVLAALCCAAAGSAGRRRAASLGEMLREVEALMEDTQHKLRNAVQEMEAEEEGAKKLSEVNLENLPPTYHNESNTETRIGNKTVQTHQEIDKVTDNRTGSTIFSETIITSIKDGENKRNHECIIDEDCETGKYCQFSTFEYKCQPCKSQHTHCSRDVECCGDQLCVWGECRKATSRGENGTICENQHDCNPGTCCAFQKELLFPVCTPLPEEGEPCHDPSNRLLNLITWELEPDGVLERCPCASGLICQTQSSHSTTSVCELSSNETRNDEKEEHLTMDEMPFISLITRDSLSDYEESSIIQEVQKELGSLEDQAGVKSEQDPAGDPLLGDEI; encoded by the exons ATGCGGCTGGGAGCGGGAGCGGGGCTACGGCGGcgatggctgctgctgctgctggccgtgCTGGCGGCTCTGTGCTGCGCCGCGGCCGGGAgcgccgggcggcggcgggcggccaGCCTGGGCGAGATGCTGCGGGAGGTGGAGGCGCTGATGGAGGACACGCAGCACAAGCTGCGCAACGCCGTGCAGGAG ATGGAAGCTGAAGAAGAAGGGGcaaaaaagctgtcagaagtaAACTTGGAAAACTTACCTCCCACCTACCATAATGAGTCCAACACAGAAACCAGAATTGGCAATAAAACTGTTCAGACTCATCAAGAAATTGATAAG GTTACAGATAACAGAACTGGATCAACAATTTTTTCTGAGACAATTATTACATCTATAAaggatggagaaaacaaaagaaatcat GAGTGCATCATTGATGAAGACtgtgaaacaggaaaatattgccAGTTCTCCACCTTTGAGTACAAGTGTCAGCCCTGTAAAAGCCAGCATACG CATTGCTCACGGGATGTTGAATGCTGCGGAGACCAGCTTTGTGTTTGGGGTGAGTGCAGGAAAGCCACTTCAAGAGGAGAAAATGGTACCATTTGTGAGAACCAACACGACTGCAACCCAGGAACGtgctgtgcttttcagaaag AACTGCTGTTTCCTGTGTGCACTCCATTACCAGAAGAAGGTGAACCTTGCCATGATCCTTCAAACAGACTTCTCAACCTGATCACCTGGGAACTGGAACCCGACGGAGTACTAGAGCGATGCCCATGTGCAAGTGGCTTGATCTGCCAAACTCAGAG cagcCACAGTACTACGTCTGTGTGTGAACTGTCCTCCAACGAAACcagaaatgatgaaaaagaagaacacCTAACCATGGATGAGATGCCTTTTATCAGTTTAATAACCAGGGATAGTCTTTCTGATTACGAAGAAAGCAGCATCATTCAGGAAGTGCAGAAAGAATTAGGGAGTCTGGAGGACCAAGCAGGTGTGAAGTCTGAGCAAGACCCAGCTGGTGACCCATTGCTAGGAGATGAAATATGA
- the DKK3 gene encoding dickkopf-related protein 3 isoform X2, translated as MRLGAGAGLRRRWLLLLLAVLAALCCAAAGSAGRRRAASLGEMLREVEALMEDTQHKLRNAVQEMEAEEEGAKKLSEVNLENLPPTYHNESNTETRIGNKTVQTHQEIDKVTDNRTGSTIFSETIITSIKDGENKRNHECIIDEDCETGKYCQFSTFEYKCQPCKSQHTHCSRDVECCGDQLCVWGECRKATSRGENGTICENQHDCNPGTCCAFQKELLFPVCTPLPEEGEPCHDPSNRLLNLITWELEPDGVLERCPCASGLICQTQSHSTTSVCELSSNETRNDEKEEHLTMDEMPFISLITRDSLSDYEESSIIQEVQKELGSLEDQAGVKSEQDPAGDPLLGDEI; from the exons ATGCGGCTGGGAGCGGGAGCGGGGCTACGGCGGcgatggctgctgctgctgctggccgtgCTGGCGGCTCTGTGCTGCGCCGCGGCCGGGAgcgccgggcggcggcgggcggccaGCCTGGGCGAGATGCTGCGGGAGGTGGAGGCGCTGATGGAGGACACGCAGCACAAGCTGCGCAACGCCGTGCAGGAG ATGGAAGCTGAAGAAGAAGGGGcaaaaaagctgtcagaagtaAACTTGGAAAACTTACCTCCCACCTACCATAATGAGTCCAACACAGAAACCAGAATTGGCAATAAAACTGTTCAGACTCATCAAGAAATTGATAAG GTTACAGATAACAGAACTGGATCAACAATTTTTTCTGAGACAATTATTACATCTATAAaggatggagaaaacaaaagaaatcat GAGTGCATCATTGATGAAGACtgtgaaacaggaaaatattgccAGTTCTCCACCTTTGAGTACAAGTGTCAGCCCTGTAAAAGCCAGCATACG CATTGCTCACGGGATGTTGAATGCTGCGGAGACCAGCTTTGTGTTTGGGGTGAGTGCAGGAAAGCCACTTCAAGAGGAGAAAATGGTACCATTTGTGAGAACCAACACGACTGCAACCCAGGAACGtgctgtgcttttcagaaag AACTGCTGTTTCCTGTGTGCACTCCATTACCAGAAGAAGGTGAACCTTGCCATGATCCTTCAAACAGACTTCTCAACCTGATCACCTGGGAACTGGAACCCGACGGAGTACTAGAGCGATGCCCATGTGCAAGTGGCTTGATCTGCCAAACTCAGAG cCACAGTACTACGTCTGTGTGTGAACTGTCCTCCAACGAAACcagaaatgatgaaaaagaagaacacCTAACCATGGATGAGATGCCTTTTATCAGTTTAATAACCAGGGATAGTCTTTCTGATTACGAAGAAAGCAGCATCATTCAGGAAGTGCAGAAAGAATTAGGGAGTCTGGAGGACCAAGCAGGTGTGAAGTCTGAGCAAGACCCAGCTGGTGACCCATTGCTAGGAGATGAAATATGA